The segment ACGGCCGCCACATCGAATCCCGCCTTGCCGGGATTCGCCGACCGCACGGTCCGGAATTGGCCGACTCCCCCATTACTTCCCGCCGTCCATATGCCGATCGGACTAGTCCGTCCCGCATAGCCCCTCCCCCGCCTACCTCTACGCCCGGCGAATAGTCGGCCAATCGCCACAGGCCTAATCTGACGTCACTCCCCAAAGTGACTTCGGAACCCGGCCATGGCCACCCCAAACCTCCCCTCCAGCAAGCCAGAACCCGTCTCTTCCGGTGCTTGGACGACGCTCTGGTCCAGCACCTTTGCCTTCACGATCTGTTTCGCCGTCTGGATGCTGTTTGCCGTGCTCGGCATTCCGCTCAAGAAGGAACTCGGCCTGAATGACACCGAGTTCGGCCTGCTGGCAGCCACGCCGGTGCTGAGCGGCTCCCTGATCCGCGTGCCGCTCGGCATCTGGACGGACCGTTACGGCGGCCGCATCGTGTTCTTTGTGCTGATGCTGCTGACGGTGATCCCCATCTGGCTGATCTCGTACGCGCATACGCTGTGGCAATTGCTGGTGCTCGGGCTGTTCGTCGGCCTGGCGGGCGGCTCGTTCTCGGTGGGCACGCCATACGTGGCCCGCTGGTTCCCGCGCTCGCGCCAGGGCCTGGCCATGGGCATCTTCGGTGCCGGCAACTCGGGCGCCGCCTTGACCAAGTTCGTCGCGCCCGCTCTGATCCTGGCCGCCGGCACCTGGGAAATCGTGCCGAGGGTGTACTCGGTGGCGATGCTGATCACCGCCATCGTGTTCTGGCTGTTCTCGCGCAGCAATCCCGCGCACCGCGTTTCGTCGGCCACCAGCTGGCGTGCGCAACTTGCCGTCATGCGTGATCCGCGTGTCTGGCGCTATTCGCAGTACTACTCGGTCGTGTTCGGCGGCTACGTTGGCCTCTCGCTGTGGATGACCAAGTACTACATCGGTGAGTACGGCTTCGACATGAAGACGGCCGCGTTCCTCGCTGCCTGCTTCTCGCTGCCGGGTGGCGTGCTCCGGGCGATCGGCGGCTGGATCTCGGACCGCTACGGCGCGCACCGCACCACGTGGTGGGTCATGTGGGTCAGCTGGGTCACGTTCTTCCTGCTCAGCTACCCGAGGAGCGACTTCACGATCCACACCGCCAACGGCCCGGAGAGCTTCCATATCGCGCTCTCGCCAACGGTGTTCACCATCCTGATGTTCGTGGTCGGTATCGCGTTCGCGGTCGGCAAGGCCTCGGTCTTCAAATTCATCTCGAACGATTTCACACACAACATCGGCGCGGTCTCCGGCGTGGTCGGTCTGGCCGGCGGCCTCGGTGGATTCATCCTCCCGATCCTGTTCGGCGCACTGGCTGACCTGACCGGCATCCGCACCAGCTGTTTCATGCTGATGTACGGCGCGGTCTGCGTGAGTCTGGTGTGGATGCACTACAGCCAGCGCGCGGCAAACGCCAGGCCGACGCCCGAAACCCTGCAAGCCGCCTGAGTTCCGTCTCCTCCCAAACCAACCTAACTGCATATCATGTCAAGTTCCATACTGACCCGCTGGGAGCCCGAGAACGTGGCCTTCTGGCGCGACCAGGGCGAGCGAATCGCCTATCGCAACCTCTGGATTTCGATCCCCGCGCTGATGCTGGCGTTCGTGATCTGGATGCTCTGGAGCGTGGTGGCGGTCAACCTCGACCGCGCCGGCTTTCAGTTCACCAAGAACCAGCTCTTCTGGCTGACCGCGCTGCCCGCGCTGTCCGGTGCCACACTGCGTATCTTCTACTCGTTCCTGGTGCCGATCTTTGGCGGCCGCCGCTTCACGGCCATCTCCACGGCGCTGCTGCTGATTCCGGCGGTGGGCATGGGCTTCGCGCTACGCGACCCGTCGACCAGCTACCCCACGCTGCTGATCTTGGCGCTGCTGTGCGGCCTGGGCGGCGCGAACTTCAGTTCGTCGATGGCCAACATCAGCTTCTTCTTCCCGAAAGAAAAGAAGGGCCTGGCCACTGGCCTGAACGCCGGTATCGGCAACCTGGGCGTCTCCGTGGTGCAGTTCGTCACGCCACTGGTGGTTTCGGTGGCCGTGTTCGGCGCGCTCGGCGGTGAACCGCAGACCTACAAGGCGGCCGACGCCACGCAACAACTCTGGCTGCAGAACGCCGGTTTCATCTGGGTGCCGTTTATCATCGTCGCCTCGCTGGCGGCATGGTTCGGCATGCACGACATCGCCGACGCGCGCGCATCGTTCGCCGAACAGGCCGTGATCTTCACACGCAAGCACAACTGGCTGATGTGCTGGCTCTATATCGGCACGTTCGGCTCGTTCATCGGCTTCTCGGCCGGCCTGGCGCTGCTGACCAAGTCGCAGTTCCCCGGCGTCAACCCGACGGCCTACGCCTTCCTCGGACCGCTCGTTGGCGCACTGACCCGCCCGGTTGGTGGCTGGATCTCGGACAGACTCGGCGGTGCCCGCGTCACGCTCTGGACCTTCATCGGCATGATCCTCGCGGTCTTCGCCGTGCTGGCCGCCCTGCCCGCCGATGGCGGCGCGGGCAGCTTCCCCGCCTTCCTCGGCGCCTTCATCGTGCTGTTCGCCCTGACCGGCATCGGCAACGGCTCGACGTTCCGCATGATCCCCGTGATCTTCCTGACAGAGCGCCAGCGCGCGGCCGGCAAGGACGCCGCCTCGCAGCGGCAGGCCGTGCAGGACGCCGGCAAGGAATCGGCCGCCGTGCTCGGCTTCTCGGGTGCGATCGGCGCCTACGGCGGCTTCTTCATCCCCAAGAGCTTCGGCACCTCGCTGGACCTGACTGGTTCGCCCCTCGCCGCGCTCTACTGCTTCATCGTCTTCTACGTGACCTGTGTGCTCGTGACGTGGTGGTTCTACGCCCGCCGCAACGCCGCAATGCCGTGCTGACAGAACGAACCCCACAGGAGAACCCTACAAAATGAGTCACTTTCTCGATCGACTGAAGTTCCTGTCGCGCGTGAAGTCCACCTACTCGGACGGACACGGCGCTGTGGTCAACGAGGACCGCAAGTGGGAGAACACGTACCGCAGCCGCTGGCAGCACGACAAGATCGTGCGCTCGACGCACGGCGTCAACTGCACCGGCTCCTGCTCGTGGAAGGTCTACGTCAAGAACGGCCTGATTACCTGGGAAACCCAGCAGACCGACTATCCGCGCACGCGCCCCGATCTGCCCAACCATGAACCGCGCGGCTGCCCGCGTGGCGCGTCGTACAGCTGGTACGTCTACTCCGCGCAGCGGGTGAAGTACCCCATGATTCGCGGCCGCCTGATGGAAATGTGGCGCGAGGCCCGCAAGACGATGGATCCGATTTCCGCCTGGGAATCGATCAGCCAGAACCCGGAGAAGGCCCGCCGCTACAAGAGCGTGCGCGGCCAGGGCGGCTTCGTCCGCGCGGACTGGCAGACTGCCACCGAGATCATCGCGGCGGCCAATGCCTACACGATCAAGCAGTACGGCCCCGACCGCGTGATCGGCTTCTCGCCGATTCCAGCCATGTCGATGGTGTCGTACGCCGCTGGCGCGCGCTACCTGAGCCTGATCGGCGGCGCCTGCCTGTCCTTCTACGACTGGTACTGCGATCTGCCGCCGGCCAGCCCGCAGATCTGGGGCGAGCAGACGGACGTGCCGGAATCGGCCGACTGGTACAACAGCACCTACCTGATGGTGTGGGGCTCGAACGTGCCGCAGACGCGCACGCCTGACGCCCACTTCTACACCGAGGTGCGGTACAAGGGCACCAAGACCGTGGCCGTGTCTTCGGACTTCGGCGAAATGGTCAAGTTTGGTGACATCTGGCTCGCGCCGAAGCAAGGTACCGATGCCGCCCTGGCAATGGCCATGGGCCACGTGGTGCTCAAGGAGTTCCACGCCACCGGCAAGTCGGCCTACTTCCGCGACTATGTGAAGCAGTACACCGACATGCCGCTGCTGGTGCTGCTGCGCGAGCAGGACGGCACGCTGGTGCCCGATCACTTCCTCCGCGCTTCGCATCTGGACGGCAATCTCGACCAGGCGAACCATCCCGAATGGAAAACGCTGGCCATTGACGACGCCACGGGCGAAATCGTCGCGCCGAATGGCTCGATCGGCTTCCGCTGGGGCGAAGCCGCCCACGACAACGGCGCGAAGGTCGGCCGCTGGAACCTCGAGATGAAGGATGGCGGCAGCGGCCGCGAGATCGACCAGCGTCTGTCACTGATCGGTCATGAGGATGAAGTGGTCGAAGTCGGCTTCCCGTACTTCGGCGGCGAGCACGATGCCCTGCTCAAGCGCCGCGTGCCCACGCGCCGCCTGACGCTGGCCGACGGCACCACGGTCCACGTGGCCACCGTCTATGACCTGCAGATGGCCAACTACGGCGTCGACCAGGGCCTTGGTGGCCCGAACGTCGCCACGTCGTACGACGACGATGTGCCCTACACCCCTGCCTGGCAGGAAAAGCACACGTCCGTGCCGCGTAACCTCGTCATCCAGGTCGCCCGCGAGTTCGCCGACAACGCCGACCGCACGCAGGGCAAGAGCATGGTCATCGTTGGCGCCGCGCTGAATCACTGGTACCACAACGACATGATTTACCGCGGCATCATCAACCTGTTGATGATGTGCGGCTGCATCGGCAAGAGCGGTGGCGGCTGGGCGCACTACGTCGGCCAGGAAAAGCTGCGGCCGCAGTTCGGCTGGGCGCCGCTGGCGTTCGGGCTGGACTGGTCGCGCCCGCCGCGCCATATGAACGGCACGTCGTTCTTCTACAACCACACCAGCCAGTGGCGTCACGAGAAGCTCGGTGTCGACGAAATCCTCGCGCCGACCGCCGACCGCGCGCGCTACGACAAGCTGTCGCTGCTCGACCTCAACGCCAAGTCCGAACGGATGGGCTGGTTACCATCCGCGCCGCAACTGGGCCGGAACCCGCTCGACGTGGTGGCCGAGGCCCGCGCCGCCGGCAAGGACCCGATCGCGGATACCGTGGAGCAACTAAAGTCCGGCAAGCTGCAGTTCGCCTGCGACGACCCCGACAATCCCGCCAACTTCCCGCGCAACATGTTCGTGTGGCGCTCGAACATTCTCGGCAGCTCCGGCAAGGGCCACGAGTACTTCCTCAAGTACCTGCTCGGCACGCAGAACGCCGTGTTCGGCGATGAGAACGATGCGATCAAGCCCAGCGAAGTCACGGTTCGGCCAGCCGCCGAAGGCAAGCTCGACCTGCTGACCGTGCTCGACTTCCGCATGAGCACCACCTGCCTCTACGGCGACATCGTGCTGCCGACGGCCACGTGGTACGAAAAGGACGATCTGAACACGTCCGACATGCACCCGTTCATCCACCCGCTCTCGGAAGCCGTGCAGCCGCTCTGGGAAAGCAAGACGGACTGGGAAATCTACAAGGCGATCGCGAAGACGTTCAGCGAGATTGCCGGCCCGTACCTTGGCACACGCGAGGACCTGGTCTGCACCCCGCTGCTGCACGACACCCCGGGTGAACTGGGCCAGCCGTTCGAGCCGAAGGACTGGAAGCACGGCGAGTGCGACCTGATCCCGGGCAAGACCGCGCCGTCGATGACCGTGGTGGAACGCAACTATCACGACATCTACAAGAAGTTCACGTCGATCGGCCCGCTGCTCGACAAGCTTGGCAACGGCGGCAAGGGCATCAACTGGAACACCGAGCACGAAGTGCACGAGATCGGCCACCTGAGCAAGACGGTGACCGAGCCTGGCGTCAGCCAGGGCCGTCCGCGCCTGGAAACCGCGATCGACGCCGCGGAGATGATCCTGACGTTCGCGCCCGAAACCAACGGCCACGTGGCCGTCAAGGCCTGGGACGCGCTGTCGAAGATCACCGGCCGCGACCACACGCATCTGGCCGTCGGCCGCGAGCACGACAAGATCCGCTTCCGCGACGTGCAGGCCCAGCCGCGCAAGATCATCTCGGCGCCGACGTGGTCAGGACTCGAGTCCGAGGAAGTCAGCTACAACGCCGGCTACACCAACGTGCACGAGCTGATTCCATGGCGCACGCTGACGGGCCGTCAGCAGTTCTACCAGGATCACCGCTGGATGCTCGACTTCGGCGAAGGCGCGTGCGTGTACAAACCGGCGATCGACACCAAGACGATCAGCCCGATGCTCGGCAAGAAGCCGAACGGCAACCCCGAACTGGTGCTGAACTGGATCACCCCGCACCAGAAGTGGGGCATCCACTCCACGTACTCCGACAACCTGCGGATGCTGACGCTGTCCCGCGGCGGCCCGCACGTATGGATCTCGGAAGTGGAAGCCAAGGCCAACGGCATTCGCGACAACGACTGGGTCGAGGTCTTCAACGTCAACGGCACGCTGACGGCGCGGGTGGTCGTATCGCAGCGCGTTCCGCAAGGGATGTGCCTGATGTACCACGCCCAGGAAAAGATTGTGAACGTGCCTGGGGCCGAGACCAGCGGTATGCGCGGCGGCATCCATAACTCGGTCACCCGCGCGGTGACCAAGCCCACGCACATGATCGGCGGCTATGCGCAACTGGCCTACGGCTTCAACTACTACGGCACCGTCGGTAGCAACCGCGACGAGTTCGTGATCCTGCGCAAGATGAACAAGGTGGACTGGCTCGACCAGCCGCTACGAGAAGAACGTACCCCTGCAAACGAAGCAGAAAAGATCGAAGGAGCAAGGTAATGAAGATTCGTGCCCAGGTAGCCATGGTGCTGAACCTCGACAAGTGCATCGGCTGCCATACCTGCTCCGTGACGTGCAAGAACGTATGGACCAGCCGTGAAGGTGTCGAGTACGCATGGTTCAACAACGTCGAGACCAAGCCCGGTGTCGGCTTCCCGAAGGAATGGGAGAACCAGGACAAATGGCAAGGCGGCTGGAAGCGCAATGCCGACGGTAGCCTCACGCCCCGTCAGGGCGGCAAGACAAAGATCCTGGCGAACATCTTCGCCAACCCGAACCTGCCGCAGATCGACGACTACTACGAGCCGTTCACCTTCGACTACGAGCATCTCCAGAATGCCCCGCTGATGCAGACGCCGCCCACGGCGCGTCCCGTATCGGCAATCACCGGCAAGAAGATGGAGAAGATCGAATGGGGTCCGAACTGGGAAGACGACCTCGGGGGCGAGTTCGACCAGCGCAGCCGCGACAAGCTTTTTGAGGACATTCAGAAGGACATGTACTCGACCTTCGAGAACACCTTCATGATGTATTTGCCGCGCCTGTGCGAGCACTGCCTGAACCCTACCTGCGTGGCGTCCTGCCCCTCCGGCTCGGTCTACAAGCGCGAGGAAGACGGCATCGTCCTGGTCGACCAGGACAAGTGCCGCGGCTGGCGCATGTGCGTGTCGGGCTGCCCGTACAAGAAGATCTACTTCAACTGGCAGACCGGCAAGGCCGAAAAGTGCGTGTTCTGCTATCCGCGTATCGAGGCCGGGCAACCGACGGTCTGTTCGGAAACCTGCGTGGGCCGCATCCGCTATCTCGGCGTGATGCTCTATGACGCCGACCGCATCGAACAAGCCGCGTCCGTGGCCGACGAGCGCGATCTGTACCAGTCGCAACTCGACGTCTTCCTCGATCCGCACGATCCTAAGATCCAGGCCGAGGCGCTGCGTCAGGGCATCCCGCAAAGCTGGCTGGACGCCGCGGTCAAGTCGCCGGTCTACAAGATGGCCTGCGAGTGGAAGGTGGCCTTCCCGCTGCACCCGGAATACCGCACGCTGCCGATGGTCTGGTACATCCCGCCGCTCTCGCCGATCCAGTCGGCCGCGGAATCGGGCTTCATGGGCATGAACGGCGTGATCCCGGACGTGAAGAGCCTGCGCATTCCGGTCAAGTACCTCGCAAACCTGCTGACCGCAGGCGATGTGAATCCGGTGCTGTCCGCGCTGGAACGCATGCTGGCGATGCGCGCATACAAGCGCTCTGAATCGGTGGACGGCCTGCAGGACCTGGCCGTGCTCGAACAGGTGGGGCTGACGCCCGCGCAGGTCGAGGACATGTACCAGATCATGGCCATCGCCAACTACGAGGACCGCTTCGTCGTGCCGTCGTCCCACAAGGAAATGGCGGAAGACAGCTTCGACGAGAAGGGAAGCTGCGGTTTCAGCTTCGGCAACGGCTGCTCGGGTGGCACGTCGGACGGCTCGCTGTTCGGCACGAAGAAGCCCAAGCCAGAAGTGTCGTACGCCGACTTGCCGCGCTCGCGCCGCAAGGCCATCACCGGTTAAAGGAAGGAGTTCGAATCATGCCCATTCATCAGGTGCTCAGCACCCTGCTCTGCTACCCCGAACAGGAATGGCTCGACAGCCTCGAGGAAGCCAACCTCGCGCTGGTCGAATGGCCGCAGGCGCGGGACATGCTGGCGCCGCTGCTCGACGAGCTGCGCAGCCGGCCGCTGATCGAGCTGCAGGAAAACTACGTCGCCACGTTCGATCGCAGCCCGTCCCACTCGCTGCATCTGTTCGAGCATGTGCATGGCGAAAGCCGCGACCGCGGCCAGGCCATGGTCGACCTGATCGACGAGTACCGTCGTGACGGCTTCGAGCCGCTGGAGACCGAACTTCCCGACTACGTGCCGCTGTTCCTGGAGTATCTCGGCGCGTTGTCGCTCGATGGCAAGGAGGAGCGCGCGGAGCAGTTGCTCGGTGACGCGATCCACGTGCTGGCCGCCATCGGCGACCGCCTGGCCCGCAAGGAAAGTCCATATGCCGCCGTCTTCAGGGTGCTGCGCACGCTGACCGATGTGCAGCCCGTCGCGCAGCAGGATCCTCCGGTGCGTGACATGGATGAAGCCATGGAAACGTTCGGCCCCGGCGCCGATGGCGTGGAACCGCTGCTTGGCGTGAAACCAGCCGTCGACGTGATCACGTTCCACAAGCGCGCCGCGCCGTCCCCTCGCCCGTGAGCCCGTCCATTACAAGGAACCAACCAGAGCCACTACCATGAACCTGGTCCATCAATTTATCTTCGGGATCTATCCCTACATCGCAGCCGCCATCTTCCTGTTCGGCAGCCTGGCGCGCTTCGAGCGCGAGCAGTACACCTGGAAGTCGGACAGTTCGCAGATGCTCTATCGCGGTAACCTGCGCACCGGCAACATCCTGTTCCACGTGGGCATCCTTGGCCTGTTCTTCGGCCATCTCGTCGGCCTGCTGACGCCGGTCGTGGTGTGGGACACGCTTGGCGTGTCGCATGGCCTCAAGCAGGCCATCGCCATGAGCGCCGGCGGCGTCATGGGCACGATGTGCCTGGCCGGCCTGCTGATCCTGCTGCATCGTCGCCTGACCAACGCACGCGTGTCCGCCGTCACGCGCTTCGGTGACAAGGTCCTGCTGCTGTGGCTGCTGGTCACGCTGCTACTGGGTCTGTCGACGATCTTCGAGTCGGCCAGCCATATGGACGGCCACATGATGGTGCAACTGATGACCTGGGCGCAGCACGTCGTCACGCTGCGCGCGGATGCCGCCAGCTATGTGGCCGAGGCCCCGCTGCTCTTCAAGGCGCACCTGTTCATGGGCATCTCGCTGTTCGCGATCTTCCCGTTCACGCGACTGGTGCACGTCTGGAGCGGCTTTGCCTCGGTGACCTACCTGGGACGCGCCTGGCAACTCGTCCGGGGCCGGTAAGGCCGTGTCCCCATGCACGAGATCGAACGTCTGCTCAAGGGCTTCGAACGGTTCCAGCGGCGCTACTTCGAGGCCAGGCCGGAACTCTTCGATGCCCTGCGCACGGGCCAGAAGCCTCAGACGCTGCTGATCGGCTGTAGCGATTCGCGCGTGGACCCGGGCCTGCTGCTCGACTGCGACCCGGGAGAGCTGTTCACGGTGCGCAACGTCGCCAACCTCGTACCGCCGTGCGGGGATGGCGCCAGCGGGCGGCTCCACGGTGTCTCGGCGGCGATCCAGTTCGCCGTGGAGCAACTGCATGTGGTCCGCATCATCGTGATGGGCCACGCTGGATGTGGCGGCATCCGTGCTTTGCTGGCCCATCCGCAAAACGACGATACGAACGCGCCGCAGGACTTTATCGGGCCCTGGGTCCGCATTGCAGGCCCTGCCCGGCGCATGGTCGAGCAGACGCTGCCCAACGCCAGTCCCGCGGAACGGCAGCGCGCATGCGAACAAGCGGCGATCCTGGTGTCGCTGCGCAATCTCGAGAGTTTTCCGTTCGTCCGCGAGGCCTGCGAGCGCGGTGCGCTCACGCTGCATGGCTGGTACTTCGACCTCCAGGCGGGCGCGCTGCTGGCCTACTCGGAACGTGCAGACGACTTCCTGCCGCTGGTCTGCCCTCTGACACCTGAGGCGCGCCCGCATCGTCAACCGTCGAATCGCCCCAGCATTGACAGCGGTCAAGCCGAAATGCTGGGTTCTTAATAATGATGTCGGCATTTGCCCCACTCGCTGGCGAACCCATGCCAACCCTGCGCTGGATCTGCATTCCCATCCTTTCGTGTATTGCCGCCACGGCTATCGCCGCCGAGCCACCGGCAGCCGCCCCGACGCCTGCCAGACAAGCCGAGCTCTTCCGCCTGCTACGCGATGACTGCGGCGCCTGTCATGGCATGACGCTGCAGGGAGGGCTCGGATCACCGCTGACGGCTGCGGCGCTAGCCGACAAACCGCGCGACGGACTCGTCGCCACGGTGCTTCAGGGCAGGCCGGGAACCGCGATGCCGCCGTGGCGGCCATTCATGACACAGGACGAAGCACGATGGTTGATCGATCGACTCCAATCCGGGCAAGTGCCCGCCGTACCGAAACCATGATGCGCCGCACCGCACTTCCCGTCGTGCTGGCACTGAGCGCGCTGCTCGCCGGCTGCGCCACCGCGGTACGTGGCACCGGCGATATGGGCGTCGTGGTCGAGCGCGCAGCCGGCCGCATCCAGGTCGTGGAAACCTCGGGCATGACCCGACTGGCCACGATCGATGGCTTCGGTGACCTGTCGCACGCCAGCGTGGTCTTCGCGCGCGACGGCCGGTACGCCTACGTCTTCGGCCGTGACGGTGGCCTGACCCGCGTGGACCTGCTGAATGCCAAGGTGACCCACCGTACCATCCAGGCAGGCAACAGCATCGGCGGCGCCATTACCCAGGATGGCCGCGTGGTGGCCGCGCAGAATTACGAGCCCGGTGGCATCAGGTTGTTCGATGCCGCCACGCTCGAACCGCTCGCCGACATCCCCGCCATCGGCCCAGACGGGCGACGCTCGAAGGTTGTCGGTCTGGCCGACCTGCCCGGCAAGCGGCTGGCGGCGAGCCTGTTCGAGGCAGGCGAGATCTGGATCATCGACGTAGCCGACCCTCGCCACCCCAAAGTCACCAAGCTGCCAGCAGGCAAGCAGCCTTATGACGGGCTGGTGACGCCCGACGGCCGTTGGTATCTGGCGGGACTGTTCGGGGAGGACGGCCTGGCGCTGGTGGACCTGTGGCAATCCCCGCCTGCCGCGCGGCATGTCCTGTCCGGCTATGGACGTGGCTCCGCACCGCTGCCCGTCTACAAGATGCCGCACCTGCGCGGCTGGGCCATGGCGCAGGGCAAGGCATGGCTGCCCGCCATCGGGCGTCATGAAGTGCTCATCGCCGATACCGCCAACGGCTGGCAGGAAGCCGGACGCGTGGAAGTTGCGGGCCAGCCGGTGTTCGTGATGGCGCAGCCTGACGGACGACAGGTCTGGGTGAACTTCGCGTTCCCGAACAACGAAACCGTCCAGGTCATCGACACAGCCACCCGGAAGGTCGTGCGCACGCTCAAGCCTTGCCGTGGCGTGCTGCACATGGAGTTCACGCCCAAGGGCGAGGCAGTCTGGCTGTCGTGCCGCGACGACAATCGCGTGGTGGTCTACGACACGACCAGTTACGAGCCGTTGGCCACGCTGCCGGCGGACCATCCAAGCGGCATCTTCTTCACCTCGCGCGCGCAGCGCTTCGGGATGTGACCATGACGCCGGACGACCTGGACCGCCGCATCATCAACGCCTTGCAACTCGGACTGCCCGTTACGCCTCGGCCCTACGCCGACGCGGCGCGGTCGCTCGGCATCAACGAGGGCACGTTGCTTGCCCGGCTGCAGGCGCTGCTGGATGCGGGAATCCTGACGCGTTTCGGGCCGATGTACCAGGTCGAACGCGTTGGGGGGCGCTTCATGCTCTGCGCATGCCATGCCCCTGCCGATCGCCTGGACGCCGTGATCGAAGCCATCAATGCCTTTCCCGAAGTCGCCCACAACTACGAGCGCACACATCACCTGAACCTGTGGTTCGTGCTGGCCGTCGCGCGCGCGGAGGATGTCACCCCCACCCTGGAACGCATCGAGGTGGCCGCGGGCGTGAAGGTCCTGCCGTTTCCGAAGGAACGCGAGTACTTCGTGCACCTCCATCTCCCGACATGACCCACGATTCGCTCGACCTCGCACTGATTCGCGCCACGCAACAAGGGCTGCCACTCGTGCCTGAACCCTTTGCCGCCATCGGCGCGTCGCTCGGCATCGACGAAAGCGAGGTCATTGCGCGGCTGCAAGCCATGCAGACACTTGGCACCTTGCGCCGGATCGGCGCGGTGCCCAATCACTACTTGCTGGGTTGGCGGGCCAACGGCATGACCGTTTGGGACGTTGACGACGCATATACCGACACGCTCGGCGAACGCGTTGGCGCGTTGCCGTTCGTGAGTCACTGCTACCGCCGCACGCGCCACGCCCCGGATTGGCCGTACAACCTGTTCGCGATGGTCCACGCGCATACGCGGGAGGAAGCACAGGAACTCGTCGCCCGGATCGCAGCGTTGCTGGGTGATGCCTGCCGGGCCCACGACGTACTCTGGTCGACCCGGATCCTCAAGAAAACCGGTCTTCGGCTGCCAGCCACAGGAAACGTCTGATCATGCTCCGCGTGTCCCGATTCATGGAAGCGCTGTGCGACGGCGCGCCAACCTCCGCCCTGCCCCGCGATCGCCGCAATGACGAAAGCCCCGTTGTCATCTGGCATCCGTGCGCGCACGACCCGTCCACGGCCGGCACCGGCACCGGC is part of the Cupriavidus metallidurans CH34 genome and harbors:
- a CDS encoding MFS transporter, whose protein sequence is MATPNLPSSKPEPVSSGAWTTLWSSTFAFTICFAVWMLFAVLGIPLKKELGLNDTEFGLLAATPVLSGSLIRVPLGIWTDRYGGRIVFFVLMLLTVIPIWLISYAHTLWQLLVLGLFVGLAGGSFSVGTPYVARWFPRSRQGLAMGIFGAGNSGAALTKFVAPALILAAGTWEIVPRVYSVAMLITAIVFWLFSRSNPAHRVSSATSWRAQLAVMRDPRVWRYSQYYSVVFGGYVGLSLWMTKYYIGEYGFDMKTAAFLAACFSLPGGVLRAIGGWISDRYGAHRTTWWVMWVSWVTFFLLSYPRSDFTIHTANGPESFHIALSPTVFTILMFVVGIAFAVGKASVFKFISNDFTHNIGAVSGVVGLAGGLGGFILPILFGALADLTGIRTSCFMLMYGAVCVSLVWMHYSQRAANARPTPETLQAA
- a CDS encoding NarK family nitrate/nitrite MFS transporter, which encodes MSSSILTRWEPENVAFWRDQGERIAYRNLWISIPALMLAFVIWMLWSVVAVNLDRAGFQFTKNQLFWLTALPALSGATLRIFYSFLVPIFGGRRFTAISTALLLIPAVGMGFALRDPSTSYPTLLILALLCGLGGANFSSSMANISFFFPKEKKGLATGLNAGIGNLGVSVVQFVTPLVVSVAVFGALGGEPQTYKAADATQQLWLQNAGFIWVPFIIVASLAAWFGMHDIADARASFAEQAVIFTRKHNWLMCWLYIGTFGSFIGFSAGLALLTKSQFPGVNPTAYAFLGPLVGALTRPVGGWISDRLGGARVTLWTFIGMILAVFAVLAALPADGGAGSFPAFLGAFIVLFALTGIGNGSTFRMIPVIFLTERQRAAGKDAASQRQAVQDAGKESAAVLGFSGAIGAYGGFFIPKSFGTSLDLTGSPLAALYCFIVFYVTCVLVTWWFYARRNAAMPC
- a CDS encoding nitrate reductase subunit alpha: MSHFLDRLKFLSRVKSTYSDGHGAVVNEDRKWENTYRSRWQHDKIVRSTHGVNCTGSCSWKVYVKNGLITWETQQTDYPRTRPDLPNHEPRGCPRGASYSWYVYSAQRVKYPMIRGRLMEMWREARKTMDPISAWESISQNPEKARRYKSVRGQGGFVRADWQTATEIIAAANAYTIKQYGPDRVIGFSPIPAMSMVSYAAGARYLSLIGGACLSFYDWYCDLPPASPQIWGEQTDVPESADWYNSTYLMVWGSNVPQTRTPDAHFYTEVRYKGTKTVAVSSDFGEMVKFGDIWLAPKQGTDAALAMAMGHVVLKEFHATGKSAYFRDYVKQYTDMPLLVLLREQDGTLVPDHFLRASHLDGNLDQANHPEWKTLAIDDATGEIVAPNGSIGFRWGEAAHDNGAKVGRWNLEMKDGGSGREIDQRLSLIGHEDEVVEVGFPYFGGEHDALLKRRVPTRRLTLADGTTVHVATVYDLQMANYGVDQGLGGPNVATSYDDDVPYTPAWQEKHTSVPRNLVIQVAREFADNADRTQGKSMVIVGAALNHWYHNDMIYRGIINLLMMCGCIGKSGGGWAHYVGQEKLRPQFGWAPLAFGLDWSRPPRHMNGTSFFYNHTSQWRHEKLGVDEILAPTADRARYDKLSLLDLNAKSERMGWLPSAPQLGRNPLDVVAEARAAGKDPIADTVEQLKSGKLQFACDDPDNPANFPRNMFVWRSNILGSSGKGHEYFLKYLLGTQNAVFGDENDAIKPSEVTVRPAAEGKLDLLTVLDFRMSTTCLYGDIVLPTATWYEKDDLNTSDMHPFIHPLSEAVQPLWESKTDWEIYKAIAKTFSEIAGPYLGTREDLVCTPLLHDTPGELGQPFEPKDWKHGECDLIPGKTAPSMTVVERNYHDIYKKFTSIGPLLDKLGNGGKGINWNTEHEVHEIGHLSKTVTEPGVSQGRPRLETAIDAAEMILTFAPETNGHVAVKAWDALSKITGRDHTHLAVGREHDKIRFRDVQAQPRKIISAPTWSGLESEEVSYNAGYTNVHELIPWRTLTGRQQFYQDHRWMLDFGEGACVYKPAIDTKTISPMLGKKPNGNPELVLNWITPHQKWGIHSTYSDNLRMLTLSRGGPHVWISEVEAKANGIRDNDWVEVFNVNGTLTARVVVSQRVPQGMCLMYHAQEKIVNVPGAETSGMRGGIHNSVTRAVTKPTHMIGGYAQLAYGFNYYGTVGSNRDEFVILRKMNKVDWLDQPLREERTPANEAEKIEGAR
- the narH gene encoding nitrate reductase subunit beta, yielding MKIRAQVAMVLNLDKCIGCHTCSVTCKNVWTSREGVEYAWFNNVETKPGVGFPKEWENQDKWQGGWKRNADGSLTPRQGGKTKILANIFANPNLPQIDDYYEPFTFDYEHLQNAPLMQTPPTARPVSAITGKKMEKIEWGPNWEDDLGGEFDQRSRDKLFEDIQKDMYSTFENTFMMYLPRLCEHCLNPTCVASCPSGSVYKREEDGIVLVDQDKCRGWRMCVSGCPYKKIYFNWQTGKAEKCVFCYPRIEAGQPTVCSETCVGRIRYLGVMLYDADRIEQAASVADERDLYQSQLDVFLDPHDPKIQAEALRQGIPQSWLDAAVKSPVYKMACEWKVAFPLHPEYRTLPMVWYIPPLSPIQSAAESGFMGMNGVIPDVKSLRIPVKYLANLLTAGDVNPVLSALERMLAMRAYKRSESVDGLQDLAVLEQVGLTPAQVEDMYQIMAIANYEDRFVVPSSHKEMAEDSFDEKGSCGFSFGNGCSGGTSDGSLFGTKKPKPEVSYADLPRSRRKAITG